The Campylobacter ureolyticus ACS-301-V-Sch3b genomic sequence TTTAAGTTGAGTTTTTAAAGATTTTTTTTGTCTAAGATAAAAGTCTAGAATGATAATAAATAAAAAAGATATTAAAAATAAAACTATCATCTGTGATAAAAATGAAGTTTCATCTTTTTGATAAATTCTTGTTTTTTCATAAAGTTCTTTTAAATTTACAGCCTCTTTTAATACTACATATTTTTTGCCATCAAATTTTAAATATATTTTATTGCCATCAATGTTTGCTTTTTGAATTTTGTTACTATTTAAAATTTGGTTGTATTCGTTAAAATTTAAATAAACAGGTCCATTTCTAAAATAGACAAAACTTAAAAGTCCTATTAAAATAAACAAAAATATCAGTGTAATATTTAGTTTATTTAACTTAAAAATTCGTAAAATTTCCTCTTTTTTCAATCTCATATTTTTTTACCTTTATCCAGTTATGGGTAAGATCTTTATCGCTTTTTATGTAAATTTTATTGTAGTATTCATCAAAGCCAGTGAAAAAATCTCCATTTTTTTGTTCAACTAAAACATCTAATTCATTATAGTGTTTTTTTCTAAACTCAAAGTTATTTTGCTCTACGATATCTTGTAAAGTTTTTAATCTTTCTTTTGCTGTTTTTCCATCAACATCTATTTTTAAAGTTGCTGAGTGTGTATCATCTCTTGGTGAGTAGATAAAAGCGTGAATATGTGTTAATGGAAAGTTTTTAAAGTTATTTAAAGCTTCAAGCCAAATTTTATCACTTTCTCCTGGATGACCTACGATAAAATCAGTTCCTAGGGCATATCCTTTGCTAGCAAGTTCATTAAAAAGCTCTATATCTTTAAAAGCTTTATTTCTTCTTCGCATAATTTTTAGCATAGTTTCTGATGTGTGCTGAAGTGCAATATGAAGATGTTTTTCAAGCCACTTCTCATTTAAAAGCTCTTTAAACTCATCATCTATTTGCGATGGCTCTAAACTCCCAAGTCTTATTCTTTTGATGCCATTTATTTGGCTTAATTTTTTAAGAAGTTTTGCAAGACTTGTTTTTGTGTCTTTGCCGTAACTTCCGATATTTGTTCCTGTTAGGACAATTTCACTAAAACCATTATTTGCTAAATTTAAAACTTCTTTTAATATTATAGACTCATCTTTGCTTCTAGCATGTCCTCTAACACTTGGAATTATACAGTAACTGCAGTTAAAATCACAACCTTCTTGTATTTTAACAAAAGCTTTTGTATATTTTTTAAAATTTTTTACTATACTATTTTGACTTTTATTTATATCCCCAAGATCTATAAATTTGACATTTTTTTCTATGATTTCAGTGATATTTTCTTTTTTTGAAGATCCAAAAACCCCAAAAACTTTTCCATTATCAAAAAGTTCTTTTCCTCTATTTATCGCACCACAGCCTGTTAAAAAAACTTTTT encodes the following:
- the mtaB gene encoding tRNA (N(6)-L-threonylcarbamoyladenosine(37)-C(2))-methylthiotransferase MtaB, encoding MNLKIYFKTFGCRTNIYDSEVMKNSLKNHEICDDETKADVIVVNSCTVTNGADSDVRNYINRANKNGKKVFLTGCGAINRGKELFDNGKVFGVFGSSKKENITEIIEKNVKFIDLGDINKSQNSIVKNFKKYTKAFVKIQEGCDFNCSYCIIPSVRGHARSKDESIILKEVLNLANNGFSEIVLTGTNIGSYGKDTKTSLAKLLKKLSQINGIKRIRLGSLEPSQIDDEFKELLNEKWLEKHLHIALQHTSETMLKIMRRRNKAFKDIELFNELASKGYALGTDFIVGHPGESDKIWLEALNNFKNFPLTHIHAFIYSPRDDTHSATLKIDVDGKTAKERLKTLQDIVEQNNFEFRKKHYNELDVLVEQKNGDFFTGFDEYYNKIYIKSDKDLTHNWIKVKKYEIEKRGNFTNF